One Patescibacteria group bacterium DNA window includes the following coding sequences:
- a CDS encoding NAD(P)-dependent oxidoreductase — MATRIAFFDLEGWEDEEIKQRFSDADLFLSRETLNDAAAPARTDAEVISVFVRSRITAQVLEKFPNLKLIVTRSTGYDHVDAAACRERNVTVAYVPGYGDNTVAEYAFGLLLALSRKVYEAVDRLKEGGPFSPDGLRGFDLKGKVIGVVGTGRIGREAISIAKGFGMQVVAYDPFPDEKITATLGFTYASLESLLATADVVTLHAPYMPETHHLLNAARIALMKPSAVIINTARGGLIDTTALFAALTEKRLGGAALDVLEAEGDISDEAALMRHADATLEEYKVALENQSLMRMSNVLISPHNAFNTIEAMRRILETTYTDIEQFLQGKPINIIPS, encoded by the coding sequence ATGGCAACACGAATCGCCTTCTTTGACCTAGAGGGATGGGAAGATGAGGAAATTAAACAGCGTTTTTCCGATGCTGATCTGTTTCTCTCTCGAGAGACATTAAACGACGCAGCAGCACCAGCTCGTACCGATGCCGAAGTAATTTCCGTATTTGTCCGTTCGCGGATAACAGCACAGGTGCTTGAAAAGTTTCCAAACTTAAAATTGATTGTGACACGGTCAACAGGCTACGATCACGTTGACGCGGCGGCCTGCAGAGAGCGCAATGTCACCGTCGCGTACGTTCCTGGCTATGGCGACAACACTGTTGCCGAGTATGCGTTTGGACTACTGCTGGCACTTTCACGAAAAGTGTACGAGGCCGTTGATCGACTGAAAGAGGGTGGTCCTTTTTCACCAGACGGATTACGTGGCTTTGATTTAAAAGGAAAAGTTATCGGTGTTGTCGGTACGGGGAGAATAGGCAGAGAAGCCATTTCGATTGCTAAAGGCTTTGGTATGCAGGTCGTGGCGTATGATCCTTTTCCAGATGAAAAAATTACAGCCACGCTCGGTTTTACCTATGCTAGTCTCGAGTCGCTCCTGGCGACTGCTGATGTTGTAACACTTCATGCGCCATATATGCCCGAAACACATCACCTTTTGAATGCGGCTCGTATTGCATTGATGAAACCAAGCGCTGTTATTATTAATACCGCCCGTGGCGGCCTTATTGATACAACGGCTTTATTTGCGGCTTTAACCGAGAAGCGTTTAGGGGGTGCGGCGTTGGATGTTTTAGAGGCTGAGGGCGACATCAGCGATGAGGCCGCACTTATGCGACATGCTGATGCGACGCTGGAAGAATATAAAGTAGCTCTTGAGAATCAATCGCTCATGCGCATGTCAAACGTACTCATCAGTCCTCACAACGCTTTCAACACCATTGAGGCCATGCGGCGGATTTTGGAAACAACCTATACAGATATTGAGCAGTTTCTTCAGGGTAAGCCAATCAACATCATTCCCTCATGA
- a CDS encoding putative PEP-binding protein, with translation LLDYTTLVHEASSNHATHQLVAAINTRTVGYAKKTDYYVDKLAEGIAKVAATFWPHDVIIRFSDFKTNEYRTLLGGERYEPAEENPMLGWRGASRYYDPKFTKAFGLECQALKRVRNELGLTNVIPMVPFCRTVAEAEQVLAVMVKHGLTKAKDRSLKIYMMCEIPSNVLLADTFLDYFDGLSIGSNDLTQLTLGLDRDSGIVAHVGNENDPAVKQLIASVIAVCKKRGKYIGICGQAPSDYPDFAAFLVEKGIDSMSLNPDVVVKTIVAVAKQEKKSK, from the coding sequence CATTGTTGGATTACACAACATTAGTGCACGAGGCTTCAAGTAATCATGCGACGCATCAGTTGGTGGCAGCTATAAATACCCGTACTGTCGGATACGCAAAGAAAACTGACTACTACGTAGACAAACTAGCTGAAGGTATAGCGAAGGTTGCAGCTACGTTTTGGCCGCACGACGTCATTATTCGGTTCTCTGATTTTAAGACCAATGAGTACCGCACGCTTCTTGGTGGCGAACGCTACGAGCCAGCCGAGGAGAATCCAATGCTGGGTTGGCGGGGCGCGTCCAGATACTACGATCCTAAGTTTACGAAAGCGTTTGGTTTAGAATGTCAGGCCTTAAAACGGGTTCGGAATGAATTAGGACTCACCAATGTTATTCCCATGGTGCCGTTCTGCCGTACGGTTGCGGAAGCAGAGCAAGTACTTGCCGTCATGGTCAAACATGGTCTAACAAAAGCAAAAGATAGAAGCCTGAAAATTTACATGATGTGTGAGATACCATCGAACGTGTTGCTCGCCGATACATTTCTAGATTACTTTGACGGCCTCTCAATTGGGTCAAATGATTTAACCCAATTAACGTTAGGGTTAGACAGAGATTCAGGAATTGTCGCTCACGTAGGGAACGAAAACGATCCAGCGGTCAAACAGCTGATTGCAAGCGTTATCGCCGTTTGCAAGAAGCGCGGGAAATACATTGGCATTTGTGGGCAGGCCCCATCGGACTATCCTGACTTTGCAGCCTTTTTGGTTGAGAAGGGAATAGACAGTATGTCACTTAATCCTGACGTGGTTGTAAAAACGATTGTTGCCGTCGCAAAGCAAGAGAAAAAAAGTAAGTAG
- a CDS encoding DciA family protein codes for MWQPFGELIDHAMNRAGVKRTVSAAVVVDAAQQLILQVVPELRPTDFQVVSFKGGTITITVASAIVASELGIRTEALLDALRHELPESGIMRLLFRPMSAVDRTGFR; via the coding sequence ATGTGGCAACCATTTGGAGAACTAATTGATCACGCCATGAATAGGGCCGGGGTAAAACGAACGGTGTCAGCGGCGGTTGTTGTTGACGCGGCGCAGCAGCTTATTCTTCAGGTTGTACCTGAGCTCCGTCCAACCGACTTTCAGGTGGTTTCATTCAAAGGCGGAACCATTACTATTACCGTGGCTAGCGCCATTGTGGCGAGTGAACTAGGCATACGAACAGAAGCGCTGCTTGATGCTCTCCGGCACGAGTTGCCAGAGAGCGGCATTATGCGTTTGTTGTTTCGTCCTATGAGCGCTGTCGATCGTACTGGTTTCCGTTGA
- a CDS encoding ATP-dependent DNA helicase, which translates to MEEILADLNDAQKAAVTHPSGPQLVLAGAGTGKTTVITRRLAWLIREGQAKTSEVLALTFTDKAAGELEERLDKLLPYGYTDLWVSTFHAFGQRLLERHGLDIGLPHSFKVLSETEQWLLVRQNLDRFALSYYRPLGNPTKFIHALVRHFSRMKDEGVLPSQYATYAEDLRLDSDQVITRRAKRKKSVPDVDEAARLEEVAHAYTVYQTLLREQSALDFGDLILEAVRLLETRPDLLASYRAMFRHVLVDEFQDTNASQYRLVKLLAAPNNNLTVVGDDDQAIYRFRGAAMSNILQFRKEYPTAVTTVLTKNYRSNQTILDAAYAFIQHNNPNRLETTLTATDGAQLSKQLQAARPEIGVIRHRAGQTDRDEQELIIRDIRAFNAGGSAWGSMAILARSNEVANDFAAALAAAHVPHQSHTARGLYRTPSTVDALSYLKLLDNYHESVCLWRVLLLPCLGMPHVDAVAVSHYSTRKSLSLFEGLQDVRVIPNISKEGLRVGQRVLDLIATHAAMARTRRPSEVFVSAFTDLGYTTAVEKEGDAIARQTFSHLNQFYERIRRWEATQDDPRLREFLEVVRFEADAGETGPLAFDPEIGPDAVQVMTVHAAKGLEFDHVFIVGLVDRRFPAISRPDPVPLPKALLHLTTQETGDSHVEEERRLFYVALTRARHTVTVSSFTDFGGARAKKPSRFLLELGVPLAEPESVAVSPFATGRNDVTTPPPYLFPEPVQEHFSYSALKAFETCPLQYRYAHVLRVPTWGRHTFSFGKSLHATLELFFQDVAGRQQKIQAGLFTGEKPASVTVPSLSELLKLYEEAWIDEWYPDKKIRNEYYAQGRRMLRAFYARHQASWPNVRAVEQPFTLHLDQFTVRGKIDRIDEVDGGIAIVDYKTGKVPSEKNVDRNQLLIYQLAAERLWNERPMQLTFYYLETGETISFRATPGEVATIEDTLRTTIAAVQRGSFPATPSQPVCRQCDFRTICPFSKA; encoded by the coding sequence ATGGAAGAAATCCTAGCGGATTTAAATGATGCCCAAAAAGCCGCGGTAACGCACCCCTCTGGCCCGCAGCTTGTGCTGGCTGGGGCGGGTACTGGTAAAACAACGGTTATCACTCGGCGTTTGGCGTGGCTTATTCGTGAAGGCCAGGCAAAAACATCTGAAGTTTTGGCACTCACGTTCACCGATAAGGCGGCCGGAGAACTTGAGGAACGACTGGATAAACTTTTACCGTACGGCTATACCGACCTTTGGGTGTCAACGTTTCATGCGTTTGGTCAGCGACTCCTCGAGCGTCACGGTCTTGATATTGGCTTGCCACATTCATTTAAAGTGCTCTCTGAGACAGAGCAGTGGCTCTTGGTACGTCAAAATCTGGACCGCTTTGCTTTGTCGTATTACCGACCATTGGGTAACCCGACAAAGTTTATTCATGCGTTGGTACGGCACTTTTCAAGAATGAAAGATGAAGGTGTCCTGCCGTCTCAGTATGCTACGTATGCCGAGGATCTGCGGCTTGACAGTGACCAAGTGATTACTCGCCGCGCAAAACGAAAGAAATCTGTACCAGACGTTGACGAAGCAGCGCGACTAGAGGAAGTGGCTCATGCGTATACGGTGTATCAAACGTTACTGCGAGAGCAGAGCGCCCTTGATTTTGGCGATCTAATTTTGGAAGCAGTGCGGCTGCTTGAAACACGGCCAGATTTGCTAGCCTCATATCGTGCCATGTTTCGTCACGTACTCGTTGACGAGTTTCAAGATACAAACGCATCACAGTACCGTTTAGTGAAGTTATTGGCTGCCCCAAATAATAATCTCACCGTGGTGGGTGACGATGATCAAGCCATTTATCGTTTCCGTGGTGCGGCTATGAGTAATATTCTTCAATTCAGAAAAGAATACCCAACGGCAGTAACAACGGTATTGACCAAAAATTATCGTTCTAACCAAACAATTCTTGATGCTGCATATGCGTTTATTCAGCACAATAATCCAAATCGATTAGAGACTACTTTGACGGCTACTGACGGAGCACAGTTGTCGAAACAGCTACAGGCGGCTCGACCTGAAATTGGTGTTATTCGTCATCGCGCTGGTCAAACTGACCGTGACGAGCAAGAACTTATTATTCGGGATATTCGGGCGTTTAATGCTGGTGGTTCAGCGTGGGGGAGCATGGCTATTCTGGCTCGGTCAAACGAAGTGGCGAATGATTTTGCTGCCGCACTCGCTGCCGCTCATGTGCCACATCAATCGCACACGGCACGTGGTTTATATCGAACACCCTCGACCGTCGACGCACTTTCCTATTTAAAACTTCTTGATAATTACCATGAGAGTGTTTGTCTGTGGCGGGTGCTACTTCTGCCGTGCCTCGGTATGCCGCACGTGGACGCAGTAGCGGTTTCTCATTACAGCACTCGTAAATCGCTCTCTCTCTTTGAAGGCCTGCAAGACGTACGAGTTATTCCGAATATTAGTAAGGAGGGTTTACGCGTCGGGCAGCGAGTGCTTGACCTCATCGCAACGCACGCTGCGATGGCCAGAACGCGTCGGCCAAGCGAAGTTTTTGTTAGTGCATTTACCGACCTTGGCTATACTACGGCGGTTGAAAAAGAGGGGGACGCGATTGCTCGGCAAACATTTAGTCACCTCAATCAGTTTTACGAGCGAATACGACGGTGGGAGGCAACCCAAGACGACCCACGTTTGCGTGAATTTTTAGAGGTAGTTCGTTTTGAGGCCGACGCAGGAGAAACCGGCCCGTTGGCCTTTGATCCTGAAATTGGTCCTGATGCCGTTCAGGTGATGACCGTGCACGCTGCCAAGGGTCTTGAGTTTGACCATGTGTTTATCGTTGGGCTCGTTGACCGGCGTTTTCCTGCAATTTCGCGCCCTGACCCGGTTCCCTTGCCGAAGGCGCTCCTTCATCTGACGACACAAGAAACAGGTGATAGTCATGTAGAAGAAGAACGTCGACTTTTTTATGTAGCGCTTACCAGAGCACGGCATACCGTAACCGTGTCCTCGTTTACAGATTTTGGTGGTGCGCGAGCCAAGAAGCCGTCTCGTTTTTTGTTGGAACTTGGCGTGCCCCTCGCCGAACCAGAAAGCGTGGCTGTCTCGCCGTTTGCGACAGGGAGAAATGACGTAACAACGCCACCGCCATATCTTTTTCCCGAACCAGTGCAAGAACATTTTAGCTATAGTGCGCTGAAAGCATTTGAAACATGCCCGCTGCAGTATCGGTATGCTCACGTGCTACGAGTACCAACGTGGGGTCGACACACGTTTAGTTTTGGAAAATCTTTACATGCCACATTGGAGTTATTTTTTCAGGACGTAGCAGGCAGACAACAAAAGATACAGGCCGGGCTTTTTACTGGTGAAAAGCCGGCGTCCGTTACTGTGCCGTCACTCTCAGAGCTGCTCAAGCTCTATGAAGAAGCATGGATTGATGAATGGTATCCAGATAAAAAAATACGAAACGAGTACTATGCACAAGGACGACGTATGCTTCGCGCTTTCTATGCACGGCATCAAGCATCATGGCCAAACGTGCGAGCTGTTGAGCAACCATTCACCCTTCACCTAGATCAGTTTACGGTTCGGGGGAAAATTGACCGTATTGATGAGGTCGATGGCGGCATCGCTATCGTTGATTACAAGACGGGCAAAGTACCGTCAGAAAAAAACGTTGACCGTAATCAGCTGCTGATATATCAACTAGCAGCAGAACGGTTATGGAACGAACGGCCGATGCAATTAACGTTTTATTACTTAGAGACCGGTGAAACTATTTCCTTTCGAGCGACGCCTGGCGAAGTTGCGACTATAGAAGATACGTTACGAACGACCATTGCGGCGGTTCAACGTGGCTCGTTCCCTGCCACACCCTCGCAGCCGGTGTGTCGACAGTGTGATTTTCGTACTATTTGTCCATTTTCAAAAGCATAA
- the pheT gene encoding phenylalanine--tRNA ligase subunit beta: MQFRLPIDWLRSVISVKESPSELAALLSVHGPSVDRIISTQHEFTKVIIGHIRSIAPHPDADRLQVAEVEIGKGKIAEIVCGAPNIAVGQKVPVALPGATLPGGMVIERRAVRGVVSEGMLCSARELGIHDDHVGILILSAAAMVGKSLTAEGIEKDTILDIEPTTNRPDVASVIGVARELAAITNRPLRWRAPKPLVTGKRSGVTIQIEDKAGCKRFMAVCLNNVSVGPSPWWLQERLVRAGLRPINNIVDVTNYVMLELGHPLHVFDAAVTGSTLIVRRAKKNESFLALDGKTYQLTAQDLVVANEVRALSLAGVMGGSESGIKSDTVDVILEAATWEPVGVRRTSRQHQLSSDAQKLFEKGLSSEAPPLALARAAQLIQELAGGTITVAADWRQKTYQSRSITVTTAAVSRLLGIALPIVVIRRYLTQLGFTVRGNGQVLSVTVPYWRDGDVVAAEDIIEEIARLHGYDKFSSLVPTPDVMTRADGQVFQREHALKQSLVALGYTEIYSYALVSEALVRAAGEQPLHALAVANPLNSDLTYLRPNLLPSLLTVLERNAAFSASLRLFEMAKIYLPGSGKKGIDAYRTESLRCAAVLVDTARSPQELFQEAKGVLESLVHEAGLPLEDAQWQNGAPDPFLGSRSVTLRIADRTVGSVGILDSAFTKIVGLSGTVAAVDADATFLSATVARRPYQAIAKFPVVKRDISLVVPQNVRYTDVVAAMQKASPLLVSIDLFDTYTGLQIGEGMTSYSLHLTFRAADRTLSVDEVAGAWSALETALSNSNVTIRS, encoded by the coding sequence ATGCAATTCCGACTTCCTATTGATTGGTTACGCTCGGTAATTTCTGTGAAGGAATCACCGAGTGAGTTGGCGGCATTACTGTCGGTTCACGGTCCTTCTGTCGATCGGATTATTTCTACGCAACACGAATTTACAAAAGTTATTATTGGCCACATACGCAGCATTGCGCCGCATCCGGATGCTGATCGTCTTCAGGTGGCAGAAGTCGAAATAGGGAAAGGAAAAATTGCTGAAATTGTGTGTGGGGCACCAAACATTGCTGTTGGGCAGAAAGTACCTGTTGCGCTTCCTGGGGCAACGTTACCCGGTGGCATGGTGATAGAGCGGCGTGCTGTGCGGGGTGTTGTGTCTGAGGGCATGCTGTGTTCGGCTCGAGAACTTGGCATTCACGATGATCATGTAGGGATTTTAATACTTAGCGCCGCAGCAATGGTCGGCAAATCGCTGACCGCCGAAGGAATCGAGAAAGATACTATTTTAGATATTGAACCAACCACCAATCGACCTGACGTGGCGTCTGTCATTGGCGTGGCGCGTGAATTGGCGGCCATTACGAATCGTCCACTTCGCTGGCGAGCGCCAAAACCATTAGTCACTGGCAAACGTTCTGGAGTAACCATTCAGATTGAAGACAAGGCGGGTTGTAAAAGGTTTATGGCGGTTTGCCTTAATAACGTTTCTGTTGGGCCGTCACCTTGGTGGCTGCAGGAACGATTGGTGCGCGCCGGTCTACGGCCTATTAACAATATTGTTGATGTCACTAATTACGTCATGCTCGAATTAGGGCACCCCCTACACGTTTTTGATGCTGCCGTTACCGGGTCCACGTTGATTGTTCGTCGGGCAAAGAAGAACGAGTCATTTCTTGCGCTTGATGGAAAGACGTATCAGTTGACCGCTCAAGATCTTGTTGTGGCAAATGAAGTTCGCGCACTGTCATTGGCCGGCGTCATGGGTGGGTCGGAGAGTGGCATCAAATCGGACACCGTGGACGTTATTTTAGAAGCAGCTACCTGGGAGCCGGTTGGCGTCCGACGAACGAGTCGGCAGCACCAACTATCTTCAGATGCGCAAAAACTTTTTGAGAAAGGACTTTCTTCTGAAGCGCCACCACTGGCTTTAGCACGGGCGGCGCAGCTTATCCAAGAGTTAGCCGGAGGTACCATTACTGTGGCGGCTGATTGGCGGCAGAAGACCTACCAATCTCGCTCCATAACGGTTACGACAGCTGCAGTGAGTCGGTTGCTTGGCATAGCACTTCCCATCGTTGTTATTCGTCGATACCTAACGCAACTGGGATTTACTGTTCGGGGCAATGGTCAAGTGCTTTCAGTGACGGTGCCGTATTGGCGTGATGGCGACGTTGTCGCGGCGGAAGACATTATTGAGGAAATCGCACGACTGCATGGCTACGATAAATTTAGTAGTCTGGTTCCAACGCCAGACGTAATGACCCGAGCGGACGGTCAAGTTTTTCAAAGAGAGCATGCGCTAAAGCAGTCATTAGTCGCACTGGGTTATACTGAAATTTATTCTTACGCACTCGTTAGTGAAGCGTTAGTCCGTGCTGCTGGTGAACAGCCGTTGCATGCTCTGGCGGTTGCAAATCCATTGAACAGTGACCTCACCTATTTACGTCCGAATCTATTACCCTCGCTACTAACCGTGCTGGAACGTAATGCGGCCTTTAGCGCATCACTACGACTGTTTGAGATGGCGAAGATTTATCTTCCCGGCAGCGGCAAAAAGGGGATTGATGCCTACCGCACTGAGTCATTGCGGTGTGCGGCTGTTCTGGTCGATACTGCACGCTCACCACAGGAACTCTTTCAGGAGGCGAAAGGTGTTCTTGAAAGTCTCGTACATGAGGCGGGTTTGCCGCTGGAGGATGCTCAATGGCAGAACGGCGCTCCAGACCCATTTTTGGGAAGTCGCAGTGTTACCCTTCGGATAGCGGATCGTACTGTTGGGTCAGTGGGCATTCTTGACTCGGCGTTTACTAAAATAGTTGGTTTATCTGGAACAGTAGCCGCGGTAGATGCTGACGCCACATTTTTGAGTGCTACTGTTGCGAGGCGGCCGTACCAAGCAATCGCAAAATTCCCTGTGGTGAAACGTGACATTAGTCTTGTTGTACCTCAAAACGTTCGCTATACTGACGTTGTTGCCGCTATGCAGAAGGCTTCACCGTTACTCGTTAGTATTGATCTTTTTGATACGTACACTGGTCTTCAAATTGGCGAAGGTATGACGAGTTATAGTCTACATCTTACGTTTCGAGCTGCCGACAGAACACTTAGTGTCGACGAGGTCGCCGGAGCATGGTCGGCACTTGAGACAGCACTTAGTAATAGTAACGTTACGATTCGTTCGTAA
- a CDS encoding phenylalanine--tRNA ligase subunit alpha, whose amino-acid sequence MNSVSELLSAASREIAAAGTAEALEAVRLQYLGRKGLLTAILRTLKDLSDEERRTVGASANEARERIESLLSERQEVVAPTVAWFDTTVPGSSRTVGHLHLVTEAIQDITQIFSELGFTRVRHPEVESDWYAFEALNMPPDHPARDEWETFFMAHEARGGERFILTPHATSGTARAISTGPVPIRAINIQKCYRRQSDVSHTPMFHQFDGVYVAEGVTVGHLKGVLEYFVKAYFGQDREVRLRPFHFRFTEPSFEVDISCGVCNGKGCRLCKQGWVELGGAGMLHPNVLRAAKLNPNKVSGLAFGWGVERTLLMRQGLGIPDLRLLYENDIRFLNQF is encoded by the coding sequence ATGAACAGTGTTTCTGAATTACTTAGTGCGGCTAGTCGTGAAATTGCTGCCGCGGGAACTGCCGAGGCCCTCGAAGCAGTCCGTCTGCAGTATCTGGGCCGAAAGGGTTTACTCACAGCAATTTTACGAACGCTGAAAGATTTGTCGGACGAGGAACGTCGGACTGTTGGTGCCTCAGCGAATGAAGCGCGCGAGCGAATAGAGTCGTTACTTAGTGAGCGGCAAGAAGTGGTTGCTCCAACCGTTGCGTGGTTCGACACAACAGTACCCGGTTCATCTCGCACCGTGGGGCATTTGCATCTGGTGACCGAAGCCATTCAGGACATTACGCAAATTTTTAGTGAGCTAGGATTTACGCGCGTACGACATCCAGAGGTGGAAAGTGATTGGTACGCTTTCGAGGCACTCAATATGCCGCCCGATCATCCAGCAAGAGATGAGTGGGAGACATTTTTTATGGCGCACGAGGCTCGTGGTGGTGAGCGATTTATATTAACGCCACACGCTACCTCTGGAACTGCGCGGGCAATTTCCACGGGACCGGTTCCTATTCGAGCGATTAACATTCAAAAGTGTTATCGAAGACAATCTGACGTGTCGCATACACCAATGTTCCATCAGTTTGACGGTGTGTATGTTGCTGAGGGAGTAACCGTTGGGCATCTTAAGGGAGTGCTGGAGTATTTTGTAAAAGCGTATTTTGGGCAGGATCGAGAAGTTCGACTGCGGCCGTTCCATTTTCGTTTTACCGAGCCCAGCTTCGAGGTAGATATTAGTTGTGGTGTTTGTAACGGCAAAGGGTGCCGATTATGCAAACAGGGTTGGGTAGAGCTCGGTGGCGCTGGTATGTTGCACCCAAATGTTTTGCGGGCAGCGAAGCTAAATCCAAATAAAGTAAGTGGCCTAGCCTTTGGTTGGGGGGTAGAGCGAACGCTGCTCATGCGCCAGGGACTTGGCATTCCAGATTTACGGTTGCTGTATGAGAATGACATTCGGTTTCTCAATCAATTTTAA